The Sebastes umbrosus isolate fSebUmb1 chromosome 19, fSebUmb1.pri, whole genome shotgun sequence genome has a segment encoding these proteins:
- the LOC119477973 gene encoding uncharacterized protein LOC119477973 isoform X1 produces the protein MRGGEKQKYDRSFYSVKATDGLLVGACSLSPLSSRMGKKCKVSRVVLLSYLTVYLSVYLSVYLTVYLTVCLTVYLRVYLTVYLYLRVYLTVYLRLYLTVYLTVCLTVYLRVYLTVCLTVYLTVCLTVYLRVYLSVYLTVCLTVYLTVYLTVYLYLRVYLTVCLTVYLRVYLYLRVYLTVYLMVYLTVYLYLRVYLRLYLRLYLRLYLRVYLLLWRRQRDVDGDHKKKFKCSKKAAVRRAAVEECWITFVSLRLPVSLRSWPTRILIPAPSTLSAGGHRQLSPFPPSSSSSSSSSSSACF, from the exons ATGAGGGGGGGTGAAAAGCAAAAATATGACAGATCTTTCTACTCGGTGAAAGCGACGGATGGGTTACTAGTGGGAGCGTGCTCACTTTCACCGCTCAGCTCTCGGATGGGAAAGAAATGCAAAGTCAGCAGAGTTGTTTTACTTAGTTATCTGACGGTGTATCTGTCGGTGTATCTGTCGGTGTATCTGACGGTGTATCTGACGGTGTGTCTGACGGTGTATCTGAGGGTGTATCTGACGGTGTATCTGTATCTGAGGGTGTATCTGACGGTGTATCTGAGGTTGTATCTGACGGTGTATCTGACGGTGTGTCTGACGGTGTATCTGAGGGTGTATCTGACGGTGTGTCTTACGGTGTATCTGACGGTGTGTCTGACGGTGTATCTGAGGGTGTATCTGTCGGTGTATCTGACGGTGTGTCTGACGGTGTATCTGACGGTGTATCTGACGGTGTATCTGTATCTGAGGGTGTATCTGACGGTGTGTCTGACGGTGTATCTGAGGGTGTATCTGTATCTGAGGGTGTATCTGACGGTGTATCTGATGGTGTATCTGACGGTGTATCTGTATCTGAGGGTGTATCTGAG GTTGTATCTGAGGTTGTATCTGAGGTTGTATCTGAGGGTGTATCTGTTGTTATGGAGACGTCAGAGGGATGTTGATGGAGATCACAAAAAGAAGTTTAAATGCTCCAAAAAAGCTGCAGTCCGCCGAGCGGCTGTGGAGGAGTGTTGGATTACGTTTgtgtctctccgtctccctgTTTCTCTGCGCTCTTGGCCAACACGTATTCTCATTCCAGCTCCATCAACTCTGTCTGCTGGGGGTCATCGCCAGCTCTCcccttttcctccctcctcctcctcctcctcctcttcctcctcctcagcctgttTCTGA
- the LOC119477973 gene encoding uncharacterized protein LOC119477973 isoform X2, whose amino-acid sequence MRGGEKQKYDRSFYSVKATDGLLVGACSLSPLSSRMGKKCKVSRVVLLSYLTVYLSVYLSVYLTVYLTVCLTVYLRVYLTVYLYLRVYLTVYLRLYLTVYLTVCLTVYLRVYLTVCLTVYLTVCLTVYLRVYLSVYLTVCLTVYLTVYLTVYLYLRVYLTVCLTVYLRVYLYLRVYLTVYLMVYLTVYLYLRVYLRLYLRVYLLLWRRQRDVDGDHKKKFKCSKKAAVRRAAVEECWITFVSLRLPVSLRSWPTRILIPAPSTLSAGGHRQLSPFPPSSSSSSSSSSSACF is encoded by the exons ATGAGGGGGGGTGAAAAGCAAAAATATGACAGATCTTTCTACTCGGTGAAAGCGACGGATGGGTTACTAGTGGGAGCGTGCTCACTTTCACCGCTCAGCTCTCGGATGGGAAAGAAATGCAAAGTCAGCAGAGTTGTTTTACTTAGTTATCTGACGGTGTATCTGTCGGTGTATCTGTCGGTGTATCTGACGGTGTATCTGACGGTGTGTCTGACGGTGTATCTGAGGGTGTATCTGACGGTGTATCTGTATCTGAGGGTGTATCTGACGGTGTATCTGAGGTTGTATCTGACGGTGTATCTGACGGTGTGTCTGACGGTGTATCTGAGGGTGTATCTGACGGTGTGTCTTACGGTGTATCTGACGGTGTGTCTGACGGTGTATCTGAGGGTGTATCTGTCGGTGTATCTGACGGTGTGTCTGACGGTGTATCTGACGGTGTATCTGACGGTGTATCTGTATCTGAGGGTGTATCTGACGGTGTGTCTGACGGTGTATCTGAGGGTGTATCTGTATCTGAGGGTGTATCTGACGGTGTATCTGATGGTGTATCTGACGGTGTATCTGTATCTGAGGGTGTATCTGAG GTTGTATCTGAGGGTGTATCTGTTGTTATGGAGACGTCAGAGGGATGTTGATGGAGATCACAAAAAGAAGTTTAAATGCTCCAAAAAAGCTGCAGTCCGCCGAGCGGCTGTGGAGGAGTGTTGGATTACGTTTgtgtctctccgtctccctgTTTCTCTGCGCTCTTGGCCAACACGTATTCTCATTCCAGCTCCATCAACTCTGTCTGCTGGGGGTCATCGCCAGCTCTCcccttttcctccctcctcctcctcctcctcctcttcctcctcctcagcctgttTCTGA